In Harpia harpyja isolate bHarHar1 chromosome 8, bHarHar1 primary haplotype, whole genome shotgun sequence, a genomic segment contains:
- the ZFX gene encoding zinc finger X-chromosomal protein isoform X3 produces the protein MEAESESGSCKVDGICPEVIKVYIFKADPGEDDLGGTVDIVESEPENDHAVGLLDQNSSIRIPREKMVYMTVNDSQHEDEDLNVAEIADEVYMEVIVGEEDAAVAHEQQIDDTEIKTFMPIAWAAAYGNNNDGIESRNGTASALLHIDESAGLGRLAKQKPKKKRRPESRQYQTAIIIGPDGHPLTVYPCMICGKKFKSRGFLKRHMKNHPEHLLTKKKYRCTDCDYTTNKKISLHNHLESHKLTNKTEKLIECDECGKSFSHAGTLFTHKMVHRDKGVNKMHKCKFCDYETAEQGLLNHHLLAVHSKNFPHICVECGKGFRHPSELKKHMRIHTGEKPYQCQYCEYRSADSSNLKTHVKTKHSKETPFKCDICFQTFSDTKELQQHTLMHQESKTHQCLHCDHKSSNSSDLKRHIISVHTKDYPHKCDMCDKGFHRPSELKKHVAAHKGKKLHQCRHCDFKIADPFILSRHILSVHTKDLPFRCKRCRKGFRQQNELKKHMKTHSGRKVYQCEYCEYSTTDASGFKRHVISIHTKDYPHRCEYCKKGFRRPSEKNQHIMRHHKDVGLP, from the exons ATGGAAGCAGAGTCAGAAAGTGGCTCTTGTAAAGTGGATGGCATTTGTCCAGAAGTCATCAAGGTCTATATATTCAAAGCAGATCCTGGAGAAGATGACTTAG GGGGCACAGTAGACATTGTGGAGAGCGAGCCAGAGAATGACCACGCAGTTGGATTACTTGATCAAAATAGCAGTATTCGTATTCCAAGGGAGAAAATGGTTTACATGACTGTAAATGATTCTCAGCATGAAGATGAAGACTTAA atGTTGCAGAAATAGCTGATGAGGTTTACATGGAAGTGATTGTAGGAGAGGAGGATGCAGCAGTGGCCCATGAACAGCAAATTGATGacactgaaattaaaactttCATGCCCATAGCTTGGGCAGCAGCTTATG GTAATAACAACGATGGCATTGAAAGTCGGAATGGCACTGCAAGTGCTCTTTTGCACATAGATGAGTCAGCTGGACTTGGGAGACTGGCTAagcaaaaaccaaagaaaaaaaggagacctGAGTCGAGGCAGTATCAAACAG caATAATCATTGGCCCTGATGGTCATCCGTTGACAGTCTACCCCTGCATGATTTGTGGAAAGAAATTTAAATCTAGAGGTTTCTTGAAAAGGCACATGAAAAACCACCCGGAGCACCTTCTTACTAAGAAGAAATACAGATGCACAGACTGTGATTACACTAcgaataaaaaaataagtttacatAACCACTTGGAGAGTCATAAGCTgaccaacaaaacagaaaagcttatTGAGTGCGATGAGTGTGGGAAAAGCTTCTCTCATGCAGGAACTTTATTTACTCACAAGATGGTGCACAGGGACAAAGGAGTTAATAAAATGCACAAGTGCAAATTCTGCGATTATGAGACAGCAGAACAAGGATTGCTGAATCATCACCTCTTAGCTGTCCACAGCAAGAACTTTCCTCATATTTGCGTGGAGTGTGGCAAAGGATTTCGCCATCCGTCAGAGCTCAAGAAGCACATGCGAATCCACACTGGTGAAAAACCGTACCAGTGCCAATATTGTGAATACCGATCTGCCGACTCTTCTAACTTGAAAACTCACGTAAAGACTAAACACAGTAAGGAAACGCCATTCAAATGCGATATTTGTTTCCAGACTTTTTCAGATACCAAAGAGCTACAGCAGCATACGCTTATGCATCAAGAAAGTAAAACACATCAGTGTTTGCATTGTGACCATAAGAGCTCAAACTCGAGTGATCTGAAACGACACATAATTTCAGTCCACACAAAAGACTATCCTCATAAGTGTGATATGTGTGATAAAGGCTTTCACAGGCCTTCGGAACTGAAAAAACACGTGGCGGCTCACAAGGGTAAAAAATTGCACCAATGCAGACATTGTGACTTTAAGATTGCAGATCCGTTCATTCTGAGTCGCCACATACTCTCAGTTCACACAAAGGATCTTCCATTCAGGTGCAAGAGATGTAGGAAGGGCTTTAGGCAACAAAACGAGCTgaaaaagcacatgaaaacacACAGTGGCAGGAAAGTTTATCAATGTGAGTACTGTGAGTATAGCACTACAGACGCCTCAGGCTTCAAACGGCATGTTATTTCCATTCATACAAAAGACTACCCTCACCGTTGTGAGTATTGCAAGAAAGGTTTCCGAAGGCCTTCAGAGAAGAACCAGCACATTATGCGGCATCATAAAGATGTTGGGCTGCCTTAA